In the genome of Spodoptera frugiperda isolate SF20-4 chromosome 22, AGI-APGP_CSIRO_Sfru_2.0, whole genome shotgun sequence, one region contains:
- the LOC118279658 gene encoding cuticle protein 16.5 produces MRVLIVAAVLACAAAAPSGLLAAPYGHGLVGHAGLAAAHAAPYALAAPLAVAHAAPVAVAHAAPALPTISPGDLAGAAIDAHVEAADHVRAAADAAREYHDQASELHGQAINAAEDHSWQAVDAVKTAEAQLDGAAAGVAPVLAKQLAGHAAVAPAVAYSAGHGVAYGAAHGVAYGAAPAVAYAAPAVAASKTVVSQSLSQSHPAPVVHASFGIAHAAPYGVAHAAAPVAYAHGLHGHAW; encoded by the exons ATGAGAGTTCTG ATTGTCGCCGCCGTCCTCGCCTGCGCCGCAGCCGCGCCCTCCGGTCTGCTGGCAGCACCCTACGGCCATGGCCTTGTTGGTCACGCCGGTCTTGCGGCAGCCCATGCGGCTCCGTACGCCCTAGCCGCCCCCCTGGCTGTGGCCCACGCCGCCCCGGTCGCCGTAGCCCACGCCGCCCCCGCCCTCCCCACCATCTCTCCCGGAGACCTCGCTGGTGCCGCCATCGACGCCCATGTTGAAGCCGCCGACCATGTCCGCGCCGCCGCTGACGCCGCCCGTGAATACCATGACCAGGCCTCCGAGCTCCACGGACAGGCCATCAACGCCGCTGAAGACCACTCTTGGCAGGCGGTCGACGCTGTGAAGACCGCTGAGGCTCAGCTGGACGGTGCCGCCGCTGGTGTCGCCCCCGTGCTCGCCAAGCAGCTGGCTGGTCACGCCGCCGTCGCCCCCGCTGTCGCGTACAGCGCCGGTCACGGTGTCGCCTACGGTGCCGCCCATGGCGTCGCTTACGGCGCTGCCCCCGCTGTGGCCTACGCCGCACCCGCGGTCGCTGCCAGCAAGACCGTAGTTAGCCAGTCCCTCTCCCAGTCCCACCCCGCCCCCGTGGTGCACGCTTCCTTCGGCATCGCCCACGCCGCCCCCTACGGAGTAGCCCACGCCGCTGCCCCCGTCGCTTACGCTCATGGACTCCACGGACACGCATGGTAA